The Spirochaetota bacterium genome contains the following window.
GCTTGAGCGCATTGGACTTTCTGGGAATACATCACAGTATGCTCCACAGGCAAAGGAATTGACCGATGAATTTTTAAAGCGATATAATCCTGATGCAGTGAAACAATGGACAGTAACTATCGCCCTGAATATTGAACCTGATGGTGAAGCTCAAGGATTTTGCTATGGCATTATGATTAATAATAGCGTGTTAACAGTAAAGGAAGGAGTGCTGCCACAAAAATGGGACATGAAGATAACAGTTCCTGCGGGCCTGTGGGCAGCAATTTTACTGAAGAAAAAAAGAATTGAGATGGCATATCTTCAGGGGCGCATAAAGATTGAAGGGAAATCCGAGGAAGCGTTGAAATTACGGGCTGCATTTGGAATATAGTTACATTTTATTTTTGGAGGAGAGGGGACATGAAAACAATGTCAGATAGCTTATCCATAAAGACAAAGATAGGATATGGACTGGGAGATTTTGGCGCTAATATGGTATTTCAGTCGGTTGTTTTGTACCTCATGTTTTATTTAACCGATGTGTTTCTTATTACTGCTGCGGCTGCTGGTACAATATTTTTGATTGCAAAGATATGGGATGCAGTGAGCGATCCCATGATGGGATATATCTCAGATAAAACACGGAGCAGGTGGGGGCAAAAGCGGCCGTATTTACTTTTTGGTGCTGTTCCTTTGGGGCTTTCCATGGCACTTTTGTTTTATGCACCATCACTTGGTGATGAAGCAAAGACACTGTATGCACTGGTGATGTTTTTGCTTGTATGTACTGCCTACACGGTTGTCAACATCCCGTATGGCGCATTGACTGCAAACCTTACCCTTGACAGCAATGAGCGCTCACGCCTTACCGGTTACAGGATGTTTTGTGCTGTGATTGGTACATTATTTGTAGCTGGTGCAACTAAACCGCTTGCAGGGCTTTTTCACAATCCTGTTGACGGGTGGCGTTTTGTTGGCGTATTATACGGAAGCATAGCTGCCATTTTTACTCTTATAACGTTTGCGTCAGTTCGGGAGCGTGTGCAACACAGTGAAGCAGAAGAATACCGATTGAAGGATATTGCAACAACGCTATCAGTGAATAAACCGTTTATATTTCTTTCAATTGGTGTATTCATGCACCTGTGTGCTATAGGTGTGCTGGCTTCTATGGTTAACTATCTGTTTAAATATAACTTTAACAAAGAAGACTTTATCCCTGTTGCATTTTTGTCCATGTTTGCCACTGCTGCTGTTGCAATTCCTTTATGGGTTTTTATTTCAAATAAACTTGGTAAAAAGCATGCGTTCAATATGGGGATGGGTTTGCTTGCTGTTATTCTGGTTGTTCTGTATTTTGCAAAGCAGTTTAATTTTGCTTTTTTTACCGTGCTTTTTGTTGCAGCAGGGGTAAGTGTTTCCACAGTGTTTTTTAGCCCATGGGCCATGATTCCTGATACTGTGGAATATTCACAGTGGAAGACGGGATTGCGAAGGGAAGGGATTATCTATGGATTTTTTTATTTCAGTCAAAAATTAGCGGCAGCATGTGCGGGGTTTATTACTGGAGTGGGCCTAACAGTATGTGGATATATACAGCCAAAGTTAATAGACAACGTATTAACAGCACAGATTCAAAGTTTTGATACACTTGCAGGGCTTAAGATTCTTACAACACTTATACCACTGGCATTAATTGTTTGCGGAATTGTTTTTATAAGTCTTTATCCTATAGATGAAAAGATGCATAAGGACATTTTGCAAAAAATTTGATTTTTTATCTTACCATCCCAGCCGG
Protein-coding sequences here:
- a CDS encoding MFS transporter, translating into MKTMSDSLSIKTKIGYGLGDFGANMVFQSVVLYLMFYLTDVFLITAAAAGTIFLIAKIWDAVSDPMMGYISDKTRSRWGQKRPYLLFGAVPLGLSMALLFYAPSLGDEAKTLYALVMFLLVCTAYTVVNIPYGALTANLTLDSNERSRLTGYRMFCAVIGTLFVAGATKPLAGLFHNPVDGWRFVGVLYGSIAAIFTLITFASVRERVQHSEAEEYRLKDIATTLSVNKPFIFLSIGVFMHLCAIGVLASMVNYLFKYNFNKEDFIPVAFLSMFATAAVAIPLWVFISNKLGKKHAFNMGMGLLAVILVVLYFAKQFNFAFFTVLFVAAGVSVSTVFFSPWAMIPDTVEYSQWKTGLRREGIIYGFFYFSQKLAAACAGFITGVGLTVCGYIQPKLIDNVLTAQIQSFDTLAGLKILTTLIPLALIVCGIVFISLYPIDEKMHKDILQKI